One window of the Pseudomonas knackmussii B13 genome contains the following:
- a CDS encoding sulfurtransferase — MLLKLIHINELFARCPTLKFSTSPQREGGWMTEFFFPRLALSRCVRRFMNNRVLVSPSELAAMINREPMVLIDTRDAASYAEAHLPGAVNIHEIFTYLATTTPEGLVALRDTFAQAFAKAGLSGRETALVYEQSMTTGFGQSCRGYVLLRYLGYPRDKIRILHGGYNAWRNAGLPSHQ; from the coding sequence GTGCTGCTGAAGTTGATTCACATCAATGAGCTCTTTGCTCGTTGCCCCACATTGAAATTTTCCACTTCGCCTCAGAGAGAAGGCGGATGGATGACGGAATTTTTCTTTCCTAGGCTGGCACTGTCCCGCTGTGTGAGGCGCTTCATGAACAACAGAGTTCTCGTTTCACCGTCCGAATTGGCGGCAATGATCAATCGTGAGCCCATGGTACTCATCGACACCCGAGATGCCGCGAGTTACGCCGAGGCTCATCTACCGGGCGCGGTAAACATCCACGAAATATTTACCTACTTGGCGACCACCACTCCGGAAGGCTTGGTCGCATTGCGCGATACATTCGCCCAAGCATTCGCAAAGGCCGGTTTGTCTGGCAGGGAAACAGCGCTCGTATATGAGCAGTCCATGACCACCGGCTTTGGGCAGTCTTGCCGCGGCTACGTGCTGCTCCGCTATCTCGGCTACCCTCGCGACAAGATCAGGATACTGCACGGCGGCTACAACGCCTGGCGCAATGCAGGACTTCCCAGCCACCAGTGA
- a CDS encoding GFA family protein produces MDTFTGGCLCGDVRIRATGRPYRVGLCHCLDCRKHHGALFHASAVFPQEAVSIEGETRAYDGRHFCPRCGSPVFSLSGDEVNVNLGALDAPDQLTPTYELWTIRREAWLPAFPLKHHYERDREGSSRSED; encoded by the coding sequence ATGGACACATTCACCGGCGGCTGCCTGTGCGGCGACGTCCGCATCCGCGCCACGGGCCGGCCTTACCGCGTCGGCCTTTGCCATTGCCTTGATTGCCGCAAGCACCACGGCGCGCTCTTCCATGCCTCGGCGGTCTTCCCGCAGGAGGCGGTGAGCATCGAGGGTGAGACGCGCGCCTACGACGGGCGGCACTTCTGTCCCCGTTGCGGCTCGCCGGTGTTTTCCCTCTCCGGCGACGAGGTCAACGTGAACCTCGGCGCGCTCGACGCCCCGGACCAGCTGACGCCGACCTACGAGCTCTGGACCATCCGCCGCGAGGCCTGGCTGCCGGCGTTCCCGCTCAAGCACCACTACGAGCGCGACCGCGAGGGCAGCAGCCGCTCCGAGGATTAG
- a CDS encoding glutamine synthetase family protein, producing the protein MSTPAEQLEQRLKQEKITEVECVVSDLTGIARGKISPTNKFLGEGGMRLPESVLLQTVTGDFVDDDIYYNLLDEADIDMVCRPDPNAIYLVPWALEPTAMVIHDTFDKVGNPIELSPRNVLKRVLKLYADKGWSPVVAPEMEFYLTKRSSDPDFPLEAPVGRSGRPESGRQSFSIDAANEFDPLFEDVYDWCELQGLDLDTLIHEDGPAQMEINFRHGDALSLADQITVFKRTMREAALKHDVSATFMAKPITDEPGSAMHIHQSVMDIATGKNIFANEDGSMSQLFLQFIGGLQKYIPKVLPMFAPNVNSFRRFLPDTSAPVNVEWGEENRTVGLRVPAAPPAAMRVENRLPGADANPYLALAASLLCGYLGMIEGVNPSAPVQGRAYERRNLRLPITIEDALAQMEECAVLKEYLGHKFVQGYVAVKRTEHENFKRVISSWEREFLLLSV; encoded by the coding sequence ATGAGCACCCCCGCCGAGCAACTGGAGCAACGGCTGAAACAAGAAAAAATCACCGAAGTGGAATGCGTGGTCAGCGACCTGACCGGCATCGCCCGCGGCAAGATTTCCCCCACCAACAAGTTCCTCGGCGAGGGGGGCATGCGTCTCCCCGAAAGTGTTCTGCTGCAAACCGTCACCGGCGATTTCGTCGACGACGACATCTATTACAACCTGCTGGACGAAGCCGACATCGACATGGTCTGCCGTCCCGACCCGAACGCCATCTACCTGGTGCCCTGGGCGCTGGAACCGACCGCGATGGTCATCCACGACACCTTCGACAAGGTCGGCAACCCCATCGAACTGTCGCCGCGCAACGTCCTCAAGCGCGTGCTGAAGCTGTACGCGGACAAGGGCTGGAGCCCGGTCGTGGCGCCGGAAATGGAGTTCTACCTGACCAAGCGCAGCAGCGACCCGGACTTCCCGCTGGAAGCCCCCGTGGGCCGTTCGGGCCGCCCGGAAAGCGGCCGCCAGAGCTTCTCCATCGACGCCGCCAACGAGTTCGACCCACTGTTCGAAGACGTCTACGACTGGTGCGAACTGCAGGGCCTGGACCTGGACACCCTGATCCACGAAGACGGCCCGGCACAGATGGAAATCAACTTCCGTCACGGCGACGCGCTGAGCCTCGCCGACCAGATCACCGTGTTCAAACGCACCATGCGCGAAGCGGCGCTCAAGCACGACGTCAGCGCCACCTTCATGGCCAAGCCGATCACCGACGAGCCCGGCAGCGCCATGCACATCCACCAGAGCGTGATGGACATCGCCACCGGCAAGAACATCTTCGCCAACGAAGACGGCTCCATGAGCCAGCTGTTCCTGCAGTTCATCGGCGGCCTGCAGAAGTACATCCCCAAGGTGCTGCCGATGTTCGCGCCGAACGTGAACTCCTTCCGCCGCTTCCTGCCGGACACCTCCGCGCCGGTGAACGTCGAGTGGGGCGAAGAGAACCGCACCGTGGGCCTGCGCGTACCGGCCGCCCCGCCTGCCGCCATGCGCGTGGAAAACCGCCTGCCCGGCGCCGACGCCAACCCGTACCTGGCGCTGGCCGCCAGCCTGCTGTGCGGCTACCTGGGCATGATCGAAGGGGTCAACCCGAGCGCCCCGGTGCAAGGCCGTGCGTACGAGCGTCGCAACCTGCGCCTGCCGATCACCATCGAGGACGCCCTGGCGCAGATGGAAGAGTGCGCGGTGCTCAAGGAATACCTGGGCCACAAGTTCGTGCAGGGCTACGTCGCCGTGAAGCGCACCGAGCACGAGAATTTCAAGCGCGTGATCAGCTCCTGGGAGCGTGAGTTCCTCCTGCTGAGCGTCTGA
- the lipA gene encoding lipoyl synthase encodes MESTKSAAKVEVGVKLRGAEKVARIPVKIIPTDELPKKPDWIRVRIPVSPEVDRIKQLLRKHKLHSVCEEASCPNLGECFSGGTATFMIMGDICTRRCPFCDVGHGRPKPLDLDEPKNLAIAIADLRLKYVVITSVDRDDLRDGGAQHFADCLREIRLLSPGIQLETLVPDYRGRMDIALEITAKEPPDVFNHNMETVPRLYKSSRPGSDFEWSLDLLQKFKQMVPHVPTKSGLMLGLGETDDEVIETMQRMREHDIDMLTLGQYLQPSRNHLPVQRFVHPDTFAWFAEAGEKMGFKNVASGPLVRSSYHADQQAHGLS; translated from the coding sequence ATGGAATCCACGAAATCGGCCGCCAAGGTCGAGGTCGGCGTGAAGCTGCGCGGCGCCGAGAAGGTCGCGCGCATTCCGGTGAAGATCATTCCCACCGACGAGCTGCCGAAGAAGCCCGACTGGATTCGCGTGCGCATCCCGGTTTCCCCCGAGGTCGACCGCATCAAGCAGCTGCTGCGCAAGCACAAGCTGCACAGCGTCTGCGAAGAGGCCTCCTGCCCGAACCTGGGCGAGTGCTTCTCCGGCGGCACCGCGACTTTCATGATCATGGGCGACATCTGCACCCGCCGTTGCCCGTTCTGCGACGTCGGCCACGGTCGGCCGAAGCCGCTGGACCTGGACGAGCCGAAGAACCTCGCCATCGCCATCGCCGACCTGCGCCTGAAGTACGTGGTGATCACCTCGGTGGACCGCGACGACCTGCGTGACGGCGGCGCCCAGCACTTCGCCGACTGCCTGCGCGAAATCCGCCTGCTGTCCCCCGGCATCCAGCTGGAAACCCTGGTGCCGGACTACCGCGGCCGTATGGACATCGCCCTGGAGATCACCGCAAAAGAGCCGCCGGACGTGTTCAACCACAACATGGAAACCGTGCCGCGCCTGTACAAGTCCTCGCGCCCGGGCTCGGATTTCGAGTGGTCGCTGGACCTGCTGCAGAAGTTCAAGCAAATGGTTCCGCACGTGCCGACCAAGTCCGGCCTGATGCTCGGCCTGGGCGAGACCGACGACGAAGTCATCGAGACCATGCAGCGCATGCGCGAGCACGACATCGACATGCTGACCCTCGGCCAGTACCTGCAGCCCTCGCGCAACCACCTGCCGGTGCAGCGCTTCGTCCACCCGGATACCTTCGCCTGGTTCGCCGAAGCCGGCGAGAAGATGGGCTTCAAGAACGTCGCCTCCGGTCCGCTGGTGCGTTCCTCGTACCACGCCGACCAGCAGGCGCACGGCCTGAGCTAA
- a CDS encoding BRO-N domain-containing protein gives MNPALSFPSDSALIPTVFIRHHRQLRAVLIEQQAWFVAGDLARLTNSHINERIVHKLDADQHRTALLLNSHGECEEELLLSDSGVYALLMVNFYHPENRSLRQWLSNDVLPALRDAQQHNPHLPRRRVAPALGRELGLLEWQGSVWVRLGDAVRMMEIGS, from the coding sequence ATGAACCCTGCCCTTTCCTTCCCTTCCGATTCAGCCCTGATTCCCACCGTCTTCATCCGCCACCACCGGCAACTGCGCGCCGTGCTGATCGAGCAGCAGGCGTGGTTCGTCGCCGGCGACCTGGCGCGCCTGACCAACAGCCATATCAACGAACGCATCGTGCACAAGCTGGATGCCGACCAGCACCGCACGGCGCTGCTGCTCAACAGCCACGGCGAATGCGAAGAGGAGCTGCTGCTCAGCGACAGCGGCGTCTACGCGCTGCTGATGGTGAACTTCTACCACCCGGAAAACCGCAGCCTGCGCCAGTGGCTGAGCAACGACGTGCTGCCCGCACTGCGCGACGCCCAGCAGCACAATCCGCATTTGCCGCGCCGGCGCGTTGCCCCGGCGCTGGGCCGCGAGCTGGGGTTGCTGGAGTGGCAGGGCTCGGTGTGGGTGCGGCTGGGGGATGCCGTGCGGATGATGGAAATCGGCAGCTGA
- a CDS encoding L-serine ammonia-lyase yields the protein MSLSVFDLFKIGIGPSSSHTVGPMRAAERFVDGLRREGLLANTHSLRVELYGSLGATGKGHGSDKAVLLGLEGELPDSVDTEAVEPRLQEIRRSGQLRLGGERLVGFVEKEHLALIRRPLPYHPNGMIFRAFDAAGLQIRSREYYSVGGGFVVDEEAAGHDRIVSDRTPLRFPFRTGGELLDQCLTHGLSVSDLMRENELAWRSAGETSAGLARIWQVMQDCVRAGCRKEGIMPGGLKVRRRAAGLYRQLSERPEANLRDSLSVLDWVNLYALAVNEENATGGRVVTAPTNGAAGIVPAVLHYYSRFVPGASDDGVERFLLCAAAIGILYKENASISGAEVGCQGEVGVACSMAAGALCEVLGGTPQQVENAAEIGMEHNLGLTCDPVGGLVQVPCIERNAMGAVKAINAARMALRGDGQHFISLDKVIRTMRQTGADMKSKYKETARGGLAVNIIEC from the coding sequence ATGTCACTCAGCGTCTTCGACCTGTTCAAGATCGGTATCGGCCCATCCAGCTCGCACACGGTCGGGCCGATGCGCGCGGCGGAGCGCTTCGTCGATGGCCTGCGCCGCGAGGGCCTGCTGGCGAACACCCACAGCTTGCGCGTGGAGCTGTACGGCTCGCTGGGCGCCACCGGCAAGGGCCATGGCAGCGACAAGGCCGTGCTGCTCGGCCTTGAGGGCGAGCTGCCCGACAGCGTCGACACCGAAGCCGTCGAACCGCGCCTGCAGGAAATCCGCCGCAGCGGCCAGCTGCGCCTGGGCGGCGAGCGCCTGGTCGGCTTCGTCGAGAAGGAGCACCTGGCGCTGATCCGCCGGCCGCTGCCCTACCACCCCAACGGCATGATCTTCCGTGCCTTCGATGCGGCCGGCCTGCAGATCCGCAGCCGCGAGTACTACTCGGTGGGCGGCGGCTTCGTGGTCGACGAGGAAGCGGCCGGGCACGACCGCATCGTCTCCGACCGCACCCCGCTGCGCTTCCCCTTCCGCACCGGCGGCGAGCTGCTCGACCAGTGCCTGACCCACGGCCTGTCGGTCAGCGACCTGATGCGCGAAAACGAGCTGGCCTGGCGCAGCGCCGGGGAAACCAGCGCGGGCCTCGCGCGCATCTGGCAAGTCATGCAGGACTGCGTGCGCGCCGGCTGCCGCAAGGAAGGCATCATGCCCGGCGGGCTCAAGGTGCGGCGCCGCGCCGCCGGCCTCTACCGCCAGCTCAGCGAGCGCCCCGAGGCCAACCTGCGTGACAGCCTGAGCGTGCTCGACTGGGTCAACCTCTACGCCCTGGCGGTGAACGAAGAGAACGCCACCGGCGGGCGCGTGGTGACCGCGCCCACCAACGGCGCGGCCGGCATAGTCCCGGCGGTGCTGCACTACTACAGCCGCTTCGTGCCCGGCGCCAGCGACGACGGCGTCGAGCGCTTCCTGCTGTGCGCCGCCGCCATCGGCATCCTCTACAAGGAGAACGCCTCCATCTCCGGCGCAGAGGTCGGCTGCCAGGGCGAGGTCGGCGTGGCCTGCTCGATGGCCGCCGGGGCGCTCTGCGAAGTCCTCGGCGGCACCCCGCAGCAGGTCGAGAACGCCGCCGAGATCGGCATGGAGCACAACCTCGGGCTGACCTGCGACCCGGTCGGCGGCCTGGTCCAGGTGCCCTGCATCGAACGCAACGCCATGGGCGCGGTGAAGGCCATCAACGCCGCGCGCATGGCCCTGCGCGGCGACGGCCAGCACTTCATCTCGCTCGACAAGGTGATCCGCACCATGCGCCAGACCGGCGCCGACATGAAGAGCAAATACAAGGAAACCGCGCGCGGCGGCCTGGCGGTCAACATCATCGAATGCTGA
- a CDS encoding IS3 family transposase (programmed frameshift) yields the protein MSRRSFSPDFKLEAARLVVDQGYTVPAACKAMGVGPTAMRRWVAQLQLERGGQTPAHSKALTEDQRRIQELEAQVRRLEREKEIPKKGYRSLDVGRPRLVRLVEALGEQYSRTELCRLFQVNRSSVYAARKRQARVCSRREALRQRVVELHAQSRSAAGARTLSAALRNEGFPAGRYLAARLMKEAGLVSTQRRKHRYRVAKEHSAIAANELARRFNVSRPNQVWCGDVTYIWAGGRWIYLAAVMDLYARRIVGWAMSNRPDSQLTGRALRVAYEARGMPQQLMFHSDQGCHYTSLEFRQMLWRYGIRQSMSGRGNCWDNAPMERFFRSLKSEWIPPSGYVDQPQAEADVLRYVTDYYNHQRPHSHNDYQTPARREELAG from the exons ATGAGCAGAAGATCATTCAGTCCAGATTTCAAACTGGAAGCCGCCCGCTTGGTGGTGGATCAAGGCTATACGGTGCCGGCCGCCTGCAAGGCGATGGGGGTGGGGCCCACGGCGATGCGTCGCTGGGTGGCGCAGTTGCAACTGGAGCGTGGCGGCCAGACGCCTGCGCATAGCAAGGCGCTGACAGAGGATCAGCGGCGCATTCAGGAGTTGGAGGCGCAAGTCCGCCGCTTGGAGCGGGAGAAAGAGATTC CTAAAAAAGGCTACCGCTCTCTTGATGTCGGACGCCCTCGACTAGTCAGGCTGGTCGAGGCATTGGGCGAGCAGTATTCGCGTACGGAACTGTGCCGGTTATTCCAGGTAAATCGCAGCAGTGTTTATGCGGCCCGAAAGCGGCAGGCACGCGTCTGCAGTCGACGAGAAGCGTTACGCCAGCGCGTGGTGGAACTGCATGCCCAGAGCCGCAGCGCGGCCGGTGCCCGAACGCTATCGGCCGCCTTGCGCAACGAGGGCTTTCCTGCAGGCCGTTACCTTGCCGCCCGGTTGATGAAAGAGGCCGGGCTCGTCAGTACACAACGCCGTAAACATCGCTACCGGGTTGCCAAGGAACACAGTGCCATCGCGGCCAATGAGCTGGCGCGCCGGTTCAATGTGAGCCGCCCCAACCAGGTGTGGTGCGGGGATGTGACGTACATCTGGGCCGGTGGCCGCTGGATCTACCTGGCCGCCGTGATGGATCTGTATGCACGTCGGATCGTCGGCTGGGCCATGTCCAACCGGCCCGACTCACAACTCACCGGGCGCGCTCTGCGGGTGGCCTACGAAGCCAGGGGCATGCCACAGCAACTGATGTTTCACTCCGACCAGGGCTGTCATTACACCAGCCTCGAATTTCGCCAAATGCTCTGGCGCTACGGCATTCGGCAAAGCATGAGCGGTCGAGGAAACTGCTGGGATAACGCGCCGATGGAGCGATTCTTCAGAAGCCTCAAGTCGGAATGGATACCGCCCTCCGGCTACGTCGATCAGCCCCAGGCGGAAGCCGACGTGCTGCGTTACGTCACCGACTACTACAACCACCAACGGCCACACAGTCACAACGATTACCAGACACCGGCACGGCGTGAAGAGCTGGCTGGATAG
- the gcvT gene encoding glycine cleavage system aminomethyltransferase GcvT: MTTEILAQTPLHALHLELGARMVPFAGYEMPVQYPLGVLKEHLHTRDKAGLFDVSHMGQIILRGEDAAHALESLVPVDILGLAPGQQRYALFTDAEGGILDDLMVANAGDHLFLVVNAACKKQDLAHLRKHIGARCEIQPLFEERALLALQGPTAVEVLARLAPQVAQMTFMQFTRLPLLGADCYISRSGYTGEDGFEISVPVAHAESLARALLADPDVQPIGLGARDSLRLEAGLCLYGHDMNTQTTPIEAALAWAISKERRAGGARAGGFPGAERVLAQQAEGVARKRVGLLPQERMPVREGAEIVDAEGQVIGRVCSGGFGPSLGAPLALGYLPSEFSAIGTEVWALVRGKRVPMQVARTPFVPQRYYRG, from the coding sequence ATGACTACCGAAATCCTCGCGCAAACCCCGCTGCACGCCCTGCACCTTGAACTGGGCGCGCGCATGGTGCCCTTCGCCGGCTACGAGATGCCGGTGCAATACCCCCTCGGCGTGCTCAAGGAGCACCTGCATACCCGCGATAAGGCTGGCCTCTTCGACGTCTCACACATGGGCCAGATCATCCTGCGCGGCGAGGACGCCGCCCACGCCCTGGAAAGCCTGGTGCCGGTCGACATCCTCGGCCTCGCGCCGGGCCAGCAGCGCTACGCGCTGTTCACCGACGCCGAGGGCGGCATCCTCGACGACCTGATGGTGGCCAACGCCGGCGACCACCTGTTCCTGGTGGTCAACGCGGCCTGCAAGAAGCAGGACCTGGCGCACCTGCGCAAGCACATCGGCGCCCGCTGCGAAATCCAGCCGCTGTTCGAGGAACGCGCCCTCCTCGCCCTGCAAGGCCCGACCGCCGTCGAGGTGCTCGCGCGCCTCGCCCCGCAGGTCGCGCAGATGACCTTCATGCAGTTCACCCGCCTGCCGCTGCTGGGCGCCGATTGCTACATCAGCCGCTCCGGCTACACCGGCGAGGACGGCTTCGAGATTTCCGTGCCGGTCGCGCACGCCGAATCCCTGGCCCGCGCCCTGCTGGCCGATCCGGACGTGCAGCCCATCGGCCTCGGCGCGCGCGACTCGCTGCGCCTGGAAGCCGGCCTGTGCCTCTACGGCCACGACATGAACACCCAGACCACGCCCATCGAAGCGGCGCTGGCCTGGGCCATCTCCAAGGAGCGCCGCGCCGGTGGCGCGCGGGCCGGCGGTTTCCCCGGCGCCGAGCGGGTGCTGGCGCAGCAGGCCGAAGGCGTGGCGCGCAAGCGCGTCGGGCTGCTGCCGCAGGAGCGCATGCCGGTGCGCGAAGGCGCGGAGATCGTCGATGCCGAAGGCCAGGTGATCGGCCGCGTGTGCAGCGGCGGCTTCGGCCCCAGCCTGGGCGCGCCGCTCGCCCTGGGCTACCTGCCCAGCGAGTTCAGCGCCATAGGCACCGAGGTCTGGGCGCTGGTGCGCGGCAAGCGCGTGCCCATGCAGGTGGCGCGCACGCCCTTCGTGCCGCAGCGCTACTACCGCGGTTGA
- a CDS encoding sulfite exporter TauE/SafE family protein codes for MPAWLVFVVIGTVSGVAAGLFGVGGGLIVVPALIYWAGFPQHMATGTSLAVLLPPIGLAAALEYYRNGNVDVTAAIVIAITMFLGAWLGARIASHVSGAHLRLLFGIFVCCLGIYLVYGAYERLR; via the coding sequence ATGCCTGCATGGCTGGTTTTTGTAGTGATAGGTACCGTCAGCGGAGTGGCGGCAGGTTTGTTCGGCGTCGGGGGCGGGCTGATCGTCGTGCCAGCGCTGATCTACTGGGCGGGCTTTCCCCAGCACATGGCCACTGGAACCTCGCTCGCCGTGCTATTGCCTCCGATCGGCCTCGCCGCGGCGCTCGAGTACTACCGCAATGGCAACGTGGACGTAACGGCAGCGATAGTAATCGCAATCACCATGTTCCTCGGAGCATGGCTTGGTGCTCGCATCGCCAGCCATGTCAGCGGGGCGCACCTGCGCCTGTTGTTCGGCATCTTCGTGTGTTGCCTGGGCATCTACCTCGTCTACGGCGCCTATGAACGTCTGCGGTGA
- a CDS encoding sulfurtransferase, with translation MKRVVADPHVVKLDVRDVDEWIGESSSPYGKDFCPRKGRIPGSVWLEWYRMMKPTAQGPMFKSPSEILAECATVGIGRDTPVVVFCFKGARASNTFVALEEAGIRDVRLYLGSWNEWSRDPTLPIEEGLPY, from the coding sequence ATGAAGCGGGTGGTTGCCGACCCCCATGTCGTCAAACTTGACGTACGTGATGTCGATGAATGGATAGGCGAAAGCTCGTCACCCTATGGCAAGGATTTCTGCCCGCGCAAGGGCAGAATTCCAGGGTCGGTCTGGCTGGAGTGGTACCGGATGATGAAGCCGACGGCTCAGGGGCCGATGTTCAAGTCACCCAGTGAGATTCTCGCGGAATGCGCTACGGTCGGAATCGGCCGCGATACGCCTGTGGTGGTCTTTTGCTTCAAGGGCGCACGTGCCTCAAATACCTTTGTGGCATTGGAAGAAGCAGGAATCAGGGACGTTCGCCTCTACCTGGGCTCCTGGAACGAATGGTCCCGAGATCCGACCTTACCAATTGAGGAAGGTTTGCCCTACTAA
- the glyA gene encoding serine hydroxymethyltransferase — translation MFSKHDQIQGYDDELFAALADEEARQEDHLELIASENYTSKRVMQAQGSGLTNKYAEGYPGKRYYGGCEHVDKVEQLAIDRAKQLFGADYANVQPHSGSSANSAVYLALLNAGDTILGMSLAHGGHLTHGAKVSSSGKLYNAVQYGLDTKTGLIDYDEVERLAVEHKPKMIVAGFSAYSKTLDFPRFRAIADKVGALLFVDMAHVAGLVAAGLYPNPLPYADVVTTTTHKTLRGPRGGLILARSNEEIEKKLNSAVFPGAQGGPLMHVIAAKAVCFKEALEPGFKDYQAQVIKNAKAMAAVFIDRGYDVVSGGTDNHLMLISLVKQGLTGKEADAALGRVGITVNKNAVPNDPQSPFVTSGIRIGTPALTTRGLKEEQCCELASWICDVLDHLGDADVEAKVATQVAGLCADYPVYR, via the coding sequence ATGTTCAGCAAGCATGACCAGATCCAGGGCTACGACGACGAACTCTTCGCCGCGCTGGCCGACGAGGAAGCCCGCCAGGAAGACCACCTGGAGCTGATCGCCTCGGAGAACTACACCAGCAAGCGCGTCATGCAGGCTCAGGGCAGCGGCCTGACCAACAAGTACGCCGAGGGCTATCCGGGCAAGCGCTACTACGGCGGTTGCGAGCACGTCGACAAAGTCGAGCAGCTGGCCATCGACCGCGCCAAGCAACTGTTCGGCGCCGACTACGCCAACGTCCAGCCGCACTCTGGCTCCTCGGCCAACTCGGCTGTCTACCTCGCTCTGCTGAACGCCGGCGACACCATCCTCGGCATGAGCCTGGCCCACGGCGGCCACCTGACCCACGGCGCGAAAGTGTCGTCCTCCGGCAAGCTGTACAACGCCGTGCAGTACGGCCTGGACACCAAGACCGGGCTGATCGACTACGACGAAGTCGAGCGCCTGGCCGTCGAGCACAAGCCGAAGATGATCGTCGCCGGCTTCTCCGCCTACTCCAAGACCCTCGACTTCCCGCGCTTCCGCGCCATCGCCGACAAGGTTGGCGCGCTGCTGTTCGTCGACATGGCCCACGTGGCCGGCCTGGTCGCCGCCGGCCTGTACCCGAACCCGCTGCCCTACGCCGACGTGGTCACCACCACCACCCACAAGACCCTGCGCGGCCCGCGCGGCGGCCTGATCCTGGCGCGCAGCAACGAAGAGATCGAGAAGAAGCTCAACTCCGCCGTGTTCCCCGGCGCCCAGGGCGGCCCGCTGATGCACGTGATCGCCGCCAAGGCGGTGTGCTTCAAGGAAGCGCTGGAGCCCGGCTTCAAGGACTACCAGGCGCAGGTCATCAAGAACGCCAAGGCCATGGCCGCCGTGTTCATCGACCGTGGCTACGACGTGGTTTCCGGCGGCACCGACAACCACCTGATGCTGATCAGCCTGGTCAAGCAGGGCCTGACCGGTAAGGAAGCGGACGCCGCCCTCGGCCGCGTCGGCATCACCGTGAACAAGAACGCCGTACCCAACGATCCGCAGAGCCCGTTCGTGACTTCTGGCATCCGCATCGGCACTCCGGCGCTGACCACCCGTGGCTTGAAGGAAGAACAGTGCTGCGAGCTGGCGAGCTGGATCTGCGACGTGCTCGACCACCTGGGCGACGCCGACGTCGAGGCCAAGGTGGCCACCCAGGTCGCCGGCCTGTGCGCCGACTACCCGGTTTACCGCTGA